In Tachysurus vachellii isolate PV-2020 chromosome 10, HZAU_Pvac_v1, whole genome shotgun sequence, the following proteins share a genomic window:
- the bmp2a gene encoding bone morphogenetic protein 2, with amino-acid sequence MVPVFALLIAQLFFGGCSGLLPEIGRRKNSSYLSQGALDAFELRLLTMFGLKQRPSPSKSAVVPQYMLDLFTTYSANNAEQKQHKAKSTVGRSADRSASRANTVRSFQHDESTEELSHHSGKTTQRFLFNLSSIPGEEFVTSAELRIYREQVMTNSSSNSSAGYHRINIHEIIKPALSFKEPITRLLDTRLVQHSLSKWESFDVSPAVLRWTTEGQNNHGFVVEVVHPGTADGDYKRHVRVSRSLHDSTDSWPQMRPLLVTFSHDGKGHVLHSREKRQARGNKPKKKHKANCRRHSLYVDFSDVGWNDWIVAPPGYHAFYCQGECPFPLADHLNSTNHAIVQTLVNSVNSNIPKACCVPTDLSPISLLYLDEYERVILKNYQDMVVEGCGCR; translated from the exons ATGGTGCCGGTGTTCGCTTTGCTCATTGCGCAGCTTTTCTTCGGAGGCTGCTCGGGTCTTCTGCCGGAGATCGGGCGCCGGAAGAACAGCTCTTACCTCTCCCAGGGCGCGCTGGACGCTTTCGAACTTCGTCTGCTTACTATGTTCGGTCTGAAGCAAAGGCCGAGTCCGAGCAAGTCAGCAGTGGTGCCACAGTACATGCTGGATCTGTTCACCACGTATTCAGCCAACAACGCCGAGCAAAAGCAACACAAAGCGAAGAGCACAGTGGGCAGGAGCGCAGACAGATCCGCTAGTCGGGCGAACACAGTACGCAGCTTCCAGCATGATG AATCTACAGAGGAGCTGTCACATCACAGTGGAAAGACGACTCAAAGGTTCCTCTTTAATCTGAGCTCCATCCCAGGAGAGGAGTTTGTCACATCAGCAGAGCTGAGGATTTACAGGGAGCAGGTGATGACGAACAGTAGCAGCAACAGCAGTGCAGGGTACCATCGCATTAACATCCATGAGATCATCAAGCCTGCACTTTCTTTTAAAGAGCCCATTACAAGACTTCTAGACACTAGACTGGTTCAGCACAGCCTGAGCAAGTGGGAGAGCTTTGATGTGAGTCCTGCTGTCTTGCGGTGGACCACAGAGGGTCAAAATAACCACGGctttgtggtggaggtggttCACCCCGGCACTGCAGATGGAGACTACAAGAGACATGTCAGAGTCAGCAGGTCGTTGCATGACAGCACAGACTCGTGGCCTCAGATGAGGCCGCTGCTGGTGACATTCAGCCACGATGGCAAAGGACACGTGCTCCACTCTCGGGAGAAACGACAAGCTCGAGGCAACAAGCCAAAGAAGAAACACAAAGCCAACTGCAGGAGGCACTCGCTTTATGTGGACTTCAGCGATGTGGGCTGGAATGACTGGATAGTGGCACCACCAGGCTACCATGCCTTTTACTGCCAAGGAGAGTGTCCTTTCCCTCTGGCAGACCACCTAAACTCCACTAACCACGCTATTGTACAGACACTGGTCAACTCAGTGAATAGTAACATTCCCAAGGCATGCTGTGTGCCCACAGACCTGAGCCCCATTTCCCTTCTCTATTTAGATGAGTATGAACGAGTGATCCTGAAAAACTACCAGGACATGGTGGTGGAAGGCTGTGGGTGCCGCTAA